The following are encoded in a window of Microcaecilia unicolor chromosome 14, aMicUni1.1, whole genome shotgun sequence genomic DNA:
- the S100A10 gene encoding protein S100-A10: MVVPSQMENAMEIIMFNFHKYAGEKGYLTKDDIKVMMDKEYHEFMKNQKDPLTVDKIMKDLDQTRDGKVDFQGYFSLVAGLTIACNDYYVCHMKPKGRRF, encoded by the exons ATGGTGGTGCCTTCTCAGATGGAAAATGCTATGGAAATCATCATGTTCAACTTTCACAAGTATGCAGGGGAAAAGGGCTACTTGACTAAAGATGATATTAAAGTTATGATGGACAAGGAATACCATGAATTCATGAAG AACCAGAAGGATCCTCTGACAGTGGATAAAATAATGAAGGACTTGGACCAGACCCGAGATGGGAAAGTAGACTTCCAAGGCTATTTCTCACTCGTCGCTGGATTGACCATTGCCTGTAATGACTACTATGTATGCCATATGAAACCAAAAGGCAGAAGATTCTGA